CTTTTTTGTTGTCGAATGGCAGCAATTTCGCAACAGGCTTGCCATGTTTGGTGATGACCAGTGGCTCATTGGTCTGTGCCACGACATCAAGCAGGGCAAGACATTGCGCCTTAAATTTTCCAGCTGGTATTGTTTTCATTTTTGGCTTCCCATTATTGTGTACGGACTATGACCTAACTTTATGACTATGGGAATATAATTATGCCTCAAAACTAAACGCAAGGACTTTATAACAAAAACCGGAATAATTTTGAATGGAGGGTAAAATAATGAAAAATGCTATTGCTATTGTAATCACTCTGATCTGGTTGACCCCGTCCGCCGCGCAGCAAGACGCGGACCTGGCCAAGAAACTGGCGAACCCGATAGCCTCCCTGATCAGCCTGCCGATACAGGCCAATTATAGTGCGAATATCGGCGCCACTGAAGACGGCTCGGTCTGGAGAATTAACGTCCAGCCCGTGATTCCCTTTGGGCTGAGTGAAAATGTAAATGTGCTCTCCCGGACGATTTTGCCCATCGTAAGCCAGAGCGATATTCCCGTGAACGGAGCGGGAGAGTCCGGTATCGGCGATGTGGTACAGAGC
This sequence is a window from candidate division KSB1 bacterium. Protein-coding genes within it:
- a CDS encoding type II toxin-antitoxin system Phd/YefM family antitoxin, which encodes MKTIPAGKFKAQCLALLDVVAQTNEPLVITKHGKPVAKLLPFDNKKDSTDASLRGLATFIGDLISPIDDEWEAAKE